Sequence from the Syntrophorhabdaceae bacterium genome:
TTGTTATGGGGAGGAAATTGTAGCAGCGGTATTGTTTTGCATAGGGTCAGATATAGAATATCTGTCAAGTAGACAACCTTCGCGGAGGTGGAGGATGAAGGGACTAGGAGTACTATTGATGGTTCTTATTTTCTTCTCCATGGCACACGCAGCATCGAAAACGGAAGAATATGGATTACAAGAACGATGTCACAAAAGTTCCATCGAGTGGTATCGAAACACTTGGGGTGAGCAATCAGTAGCTAAGAATGATGATGGGTCTTCAACGATTATTTATTACACAAATCATTATAATAGAAAACTAAACAAATGCCTCGTCTTGCAGGAAATCATTTATTTGTCAAAAGACGAGAATGATTTTACTTTGGTCAATAAAGACCTCTTGGATATTAACGAAAACAATAAAGTGTATGGGCATTGCATCTTTAGGGCTGATAGAACAAACCCTAAGGACCTGTCTTTATTTGTTATGAAAGGCAATAAGACTATCTGCCTCGTATCAGACATAGAGTGCCACTCAGTTTCGGAATGGGATAAGATGATTAAGCCCTATATGGAAGAGTGAAACTCGCAAGGGGGTTAGGAATGGGAAGAGTTGCTTTGTTGATAGCCGTGTTCTTAGTCACGGGATTTGGTGACTTAGAAGCACATGCAACGGATTGGAAATTCTTTGGAGGCGCGCCTCATTTAAAAGACGAGTTTGGGATAGGATTTTACGATGCCGAAGGCATAGAACGTTTATCTAACCAGAATATCAAGGTGTGGACGACAATGTTCACCAACCTTTCCGAGTTTCACCGGATAGAAGGCAAGAAAGAAGTCATAGACAAAGCAGCGAAGAAGCTGGCCAAGGGGTATCAGCCACCGTATTTTGTAATCGAGGCAAAGAACTATACAAACCACGAGACTTTCATCGACGTGATTGCCTGGGAAGAAACAGCCAATGACGC
This genomic interval carries:
- a CDS encoding surface-adhesin E family protein — protein: MGRVALLIAVFLVTGFGDLEAHATDWKFFGGAPHLKDEFGIGFYDAEGIERLSNQNIKVWTTMFTNLSEFHRIEGKKEVIDKAAKKLAKGYQPPYFVIEAKNYTNHETFIDVIAWEETANDADSKPRMKILFEINCREKAIRILSIIQYDKDGMATNESHESAWGSISAGSNAETLHKILCKSKE